The genomic segment AGAGGACGGTCGTGAAGGGCAGGGAAGATGAAAAATGCCGCCAACCCTATCCCCAATACGAAAGCCTTTAGAGCCCTTGTTATCCGGCGAAGTGGGAGATTTTCAGCTACCCAAACCAGAACAACGTATCCTGCCAGCACAATGGTGCCCAGCATCGCAGTGATGCTGTGGCTCAACTGAAGGAGGCTGTACATCGCCCCGGCGAACCAGTACCGAGGCCATCCTCCTTCTCGCAGGTAAGCATGGAAGGCCTCCAGCACCCAGGGCAGCAGGCTAAGACCCATATATTGAGGGAAATCCCCCAGCCAGTAAAGTTCACGAACCCGGAAAGGAGTATAAGCATAAGCCAGCCCCGCCACCATCGCTCCCGTCTCGCCAATCCCCCACCGGCGAGCTAAACGGTAAACCCCAGCGCTCCCGAAGGCTATCAATAGAGCCAGAAGGAGTTTCACGCTGGCTTCTGGATTGAACCCGAGCTCCATTGCCAGCGCGCCCGACCAGGGAAACAGCGGAGCGTTAAAGTGAAAGAGGGGATAGCCCAACCCGAAGACAAGATCGGGGGCCCAGCGGGGGTAGAAAACCCCAGCCTCCCAGAGACGATGCATCTCCAGTATCCTGAGGGTGTGGACAACTCCATCCTTCGTGAGCGAGAGACCAGGACGGGTCAAAAGCTCTCCTACTATCACCAGCCCCATTAACATCAGCCAGAAACCGCGCTCGCGGACCATAATCGCCACTTAAACCGGAGCCAAAAAGCGTTTACCTTTGGCGACAAGGTCATCCAAGAGTTTCTTCAAAGAAGCAATATCAGGGTAAACAATCCTCTCAACCTTGCAGCCCGAGCGCCTGAGGAGCCCTTCCACATCTTCATCGATCTTGTCCTTGCCTCCCACAATGGTTACATAACGAGCCTGGAGGGCATCATGGATGGAAAAACCACAGGTAGGGCGGAACCGTGCTATATAATTTTGGGCTGCTTCCCACTCTTCCGATGCCCAGGCATCCTGGGTTTGCCAGAAGAGCATGTAATGGTAAAGCGGCTTAAAGCTCTGGCGAGGAGCCTCATCCACAGCCTTGAAAAGCATCCCCTTCCATTCTTTCCACCTTCCCCCCGGGCATATAGTAAGGATGAGCTCCTGATGACCAACGATAGCTTCTTTCGATAGGTTCAACTTTTCCAGAAGGTAGGCGCATAGATGACCAAGGGCCAAAATCTGAGCTATGGGTGGAATCGAAGATGTAAAGTCTCCCGCAAGACAAATCCCAACCCCGGAAGAATTGTAAGCTCG from the Anaerolineae bacterium genome contains:
- a CDS encoding 6-pyruvoyl-tetrahydropterin synthase-related protein, encoding MVRERGFWLMLMGLVIVGELLTRPGLSLTKDGVVHTLRILEMHRLWEAGVFYPRWAPDLVFGLGYPLFHFNAPLFPWSGALAMELGFNPEASVKLLLALLIAFGSAGVYRLARRWGIGETGAMVAGLAYAYTPFRVRELYWLGDFPQYMGLSLLPWVLEAFHAYLREGGWPRYWFAGAMYSLLQLSHSITAMLGTIVLAGYVVLVWVAENLPLRRITRALKAFVLGIGLAAFFIFPALHDRPL